A genome region from Akkermansiaceae bacterium includes the following:
- a CDS encoding translocation/assembly module TamB domain-containing protein gives MAEPETEIPIDKTKKRVGLLRRLGRLALYGLVVLAGFLLWLNGPGMRWLGPKVAEHFIGKAGMEGSLRLGGTLLGGVEVYDLEISGKEGAVERIMVERLVTDYRFMEVIKGKVRGISGKGIRAEIRVVPSVDEEKPPLDFAALGKTLAGVREKILPLALDLEDVSFMLRQEGERVVELEDSDFSHKPGEDEIRLELGRVIAPDGKFTQKQKAELVWEESGLTLDKLELLPMAGMRNIAVMLPEDGAIAAEAMIRLGGAMLRLDVGAGVKDVRLDLIEGELDFGKLLGGFGLGFPVKGRLTSLAVDLEKVYPQWQAGVGMAEVFVEGFSYDGWEVPELSAGLALEDKKFSARLAGKALGSDFRIGGGGEFKRAALVGDGFVTDGISGDLDVDRLGELLRALDKKLDLGGRFAEFPESGISGKWSVDKDLAMDVDLLAKAADAEVSTIRLDAGYAGKIVTLHALETEGRKISGTFDTETQGYAMREEMDGFRTESIAPWLKGAGVELPGAGVFSLVWENSGNLLSDIHKGELRGFSGEWKWADAGKAPIMASGAASYDWPGKLSLEGFAVETEGQTLKLDAELAGNGLELKGFTWIEGGDVLAKGRGRLPVPEDLSGWKTFLETDARPLALTLVTETLPLAKLRPWVKGLEQLDDKATGKVDLKIAGSLTAPEVDAVVEIRDVGVAGKPDIPLSDVTLKVKARDGRAAVSAEAVAKDYAPATLTAEMAFLPRKWAEDTESLKAEAITGTLDLPRVELSRFQSLIPGAEELGGVTEGRLTIAGTVGAPDVDGRLKLFGGKLRMKGSAIPPLDGISLEVAADLETLEINGGIADIAGGDLKISGNLDLKNEAGDGLGGFELSVKGTGLPIVRNDFLIMRANADLRLAGVMADAKLSGEIGIIDSVFFKDMDLIPIGKPFLSPSAAALPKVDAPENPGAAVPAPFSEWTVDVVVKTIDPILIRGNLGAGRVEAALRIGGTLGDPKPNGKVRVAELVARLPFSTLQIREGLLNFTPQTGFDPVLEIRGTSEPRPYRVQIYAYGKASDPQLLLTSQPPLPENEIMTLLATGTTAAGLEDSQAASSRAMQLLIEEMRKGRFLFGKQLRPVLGLLDNVDFSLAESDPYDSDSYTSATLKLSEKWFLSAGLGEEGDQRFMAIWRLRFR, from the coding sequence GTGGCAGAGCCAGAGACTGAGATACCAATAGATAAAACGAAGAAGCGCGTCGGTCTTCTGCGGAGGCTTGGGCGGCTGGCTTTGTATGGTCTGGTCGTGCTGGCGGGCTTCCTGCTGTGGCTGAACGGGCCGGGGATGAGGTGGCTGGGGCCAAAGGTGGCGGAGCATTTCATCGGAAAGGCGGGGATGGAGGGAAGCCTGCGGTTGGGGGGAACTTTGCTGGGCGGGGTGGAGGTGTATGATCTGGAAATTTCCGGGAAAGAGGGGGCGGTGGAGCGGATCATGGTGGAGCGGCTGGTGACGGATTACCGCTTCATGGAAGTGATCAAGGGGAAGGTGCGGGGGATATCCGGAAAAGGGATACGGGCGGAGATCAGGGTGGTGCCATCGGTGGACGAGGAGAAGCCACCGCTGGATTTTGCTGCCCTGGGGAAAACCCTCGCGGGAGTGCGGGAGAAGATTCTGCCGCTAGCTCTGGATCTGGAAGATGTGAGTTTCATGCTCCGGCAGGAGGGGGAGCGCGTGGTGGAACTGGAGGACAGTGATTTCTCCCACAAGCCGGGTGAGGACGAGATCCGGCTGGAGCTGGGGCGGGTGATCGCGCCGGACGGGAAGTTCACGCAGAAGCAGAAGGCGGAGCTGGTATGGGAGGAGTCCGGGCTGACGCTCGACAAGCTGGAGCTGCTGCCGATGGCGGGGATGCGCAATATTGCGGTGATGCTACCGGAGGACGGGGCGATTGCGGCGGAGGCGATGATTCGGCTGGGCGGCGCGATGCTGCGGCTGGATGTGGGCGCGGGGGTGAAGGATGTGCGGCTGGATCTCATCGAGGGGGAGCTGGATTTCGGAAAACTGCTAGGCGGCTTCGGATTGGGCTTTCCGGTGAAGGGGCGGCTCACATCGCTGGCGGTGGATCTGGAAAAGGTCTATCCACAATGGCAGGCGGGAGTTGGGATGGCGGAGGTTTTTGTGGAGGGATTTTCCTACGATGGCTGGGAGGTGCCTGAGCTTTCGGCGGGGCTGGCGCTGGAGGATAAGAAATTTTCCGCAAGGCTGGCGGGCAAGGCGCTGGGTTCGGATTTCAGAATCGGTGGCGGGGGAGAATTCAAGAGAGCCGCGCTGGTTGGGGATGGTTTTGTGACGGATGGGATCTCCGGAGATCTGGATGTGGACCGTCTCGGGGAACTTTTGCGTGCGCTGGACAAGAAACTGGATCTGGGCGGGCGTTTCGCGGAATTTCCGGAGAGCGGGATCTCCGGGAAATGGTCGGTGGACAAGGATCTGGCAATGGATGTGGATTTGCTGGCGAAGGCGGCGGATGCGGAGGTGAGCACCATACGGCTGGATGCAGGTTATGCTGGGAAGATCGTGACGTTGCACGCGCTGGAGACCGAGGGGCGAAAAATTTCCGGGACTTTCGATACCGAGACGCAGGGTTATGCGATGCGCGAGGAGATGGACGGCTTTCGTACGGAGAGCATCGCGCCGTGGCTCAAGGGGGCGGGTGTGGAGCTGCCGGGCGCTGGGGTTTTCTCGCTGGTGTGGGAGAACTCGGGAAACCTTTTGTCGGACATCCACAAAGGCGAGCTCAGGGGTTTTTCCGGGGAGTGGAAATGGGCGGATGCGGGCAAGGCTCCGATCATGGCGAGCGGTGCGGCGAGCTATGATTGGCCGGGGAAGTTGAGCCTGGAGGGCTTCGCCGTGGAGACGGAGGGGCAGACGCTGAAGCTGGATGCGGAGCTGGCCGGGAATGGGCTGGAACTGAAGGGGTTCACCTGGATCGAGGGCGGGGATGTGCTTGCGAAGGGGCGCGGGAGACTGCCAGTGCCGGAGGATCTCTCCGGGTGGAAAACCTTTCTCGAAACGGATGCGCGGCCTCTGGCTCTCACACTCGTGACCGAGACACTGCCGCTCGCGAAGCTGCGGCCATGGGTGAAGGGGCTGGAGCAGCTTGACGACAAGGCGACTGGGAAAGTGGATTTGAAAATCGCGGGTAGCCTGACCGCGCCGGAGGTGGATGCGGTGGTGGAGATCCGCGATGTGGGGGTGGCCGGGAAACCCGATATCCCGCTGTCGGATGTGACGCTCAAGGTGAAGGCGCGCGATGGCCGGGCGGCGGTTTCCGCAGAGGCGGTCGCGAAGGATTACGCGCCCGCGACACTCACGGCGGAGATGGCTTTCCTCCCGAGGAAATGGGCGGAGGACACGGAGAGCCTGAAAGCCGAGGCGATCACCGGAACGCTGGATTTGCCGAGGGTCGAGCTGTCGCGTTTCCAATCCCTCATCCCCGGCGCGGAGGAACTCGGCGGCGTGACGGAGGGCAGGCTAACCATCGCCGGGACGGTCGGCGCACCGGATGTGGATGGCAGGCTGAAACTTTTCGGCGGAAAATTGCGGATGAAGGGAAGCGCGATCCCTCCGCTGGACGGGATCTCGCTGGAGGTGGCCGCCGATCTGGAGACCTTGGAAATCAATGGCGGAATCGCGGACATCGCAGGGGGTGACCTGAAAATCTCCGGAAACCTCGATCTGAAGAACGAGGCGGGCGACGGCCTCGGCGGCTTCGAGCTTTCCGTGAAAGGCACGGGGCTGCCAATTGTCAGGAACGATTTCCTCATCATGCGCGCGAACGCGGATCTCAGGCTGGCGGGCGTCATGGCGGATGCAAAGCTCAGCGGCGAGATCGGCATCATCGACAGCGTGTTTTTCAAGGACATGGATCTCATCCCCATCGGGAAACCTTTCCTCAGCCCCTCCGCCGCAGCGCTTCCGAAAGTCGATGCTCCGGAAAATCCCGGGGCGGCGGTGCCTGCACCTTTCAGCGAGTGGACGGTGGATGTGGTGGTCAAAACGATAGACCCCATCCTCATCCGGGGGAACCTTGGGGCGGGTCGCGTGGAGGCCGCGCTGCGCATCGGCGGCACCCTCGGCGATCCGAAGCCGAACGGCAAGGTGCGCGTGGCGGAGCTGGTGGCGCGGTTGCCATTCAGCACGCTGCAAATCCGCGAGGGTCTCCTCAATTTCACACCGCAGACGGGCTTCGATCCAGTGCTGGAGATACGCGGCACATCCGAGCCGCGCCCTTACCGCGTGCAGATTTATGCATATGGGAAGGCGTCCGATCCGCAGCTCTTGCTCACCTCCCAGCCTCCGCTTCCGGAAAACGAGATCATGACCCTGCTGGCCACCGGCACCACCGCCGCCGGGCTGGAGGATTCCCAGGCGGCCTCCTCGCGCGCAATGCAGCTCCTGATCGAGGAGATGCGGAAGGGCAGGTTCCTCTTCGGGAAACAACTGCGTCCGGTGCTAGGGCTGTTGGACAATGTCGATTTCAGCCTCGCGGAATCCGATCCATACGATTCGGACTCATACACTTCCGCGACATTGAAACTCAGCGAGAAGTGGTTCCTTTCCGCCGGGCTGGGCGAAGAGGGGGATCAGAGGTTCATGGCGATATGGAGGTTGCGGTTCCGATGA
- a CDS encoding sulfatase: MSKTIAILLTLAPIASKAQVKNVLFLISDDLKASALACYENKICATPHIDRLAARGMVFDRAYCQGTWCQPSRTSLMHSRYTGSEGKNLAAQIRSHGVFTARVGKIFHMKVPGDIIAGSDGEDIPGSWDEKFNPSGKEAHTPGLYALLNKNIFTREMDGRQTTAMPHRMFVSVEAGGDGSDQPDWKAADLTNSLLKRHAGKPFFIATGFVRPHYPNVAPKDLFARYPFADMPLPIVPENDLADIPKPGQGQTLSQQCGIDQYPDNIRRMWAAYYATVTFMDAQLGKILDELDRLGLTDSTAIVFTSDHGYHLGEHHFWQKSDLHEEVTRVPLIIAIPGMKPGRTNSLAELTDIYPTICETLKLPIPETVQGKSLLPILKDPSTTIRKAALSLNGKHHALRTARWAYMRYADGSEELYDMEKDPGQFTNLARTEKPLAALTEMREMLEARLAK; the protein is encoded by the coding sequence ATGAGCAAGACTATCGCAATCCTTCTGACACTTGCCCCCATCGCTTCAAAAGCGCAGGTGAAGAACGTCCTCTTCCTCATCTCCGACGACCTGAAAGCCTCCGCCCTCGCCTGCTACGAGAACAAGATTTGCGCCACTCCCCACATAGACCGACTCGCCGCACGAGGGATGGTTTTTGACCGCGCCTACTGCCAGGGCACCTGGTGCCAGCCTTCCCGCACCTCCCTCATGCACAGCCGCTACACCGGCTCCGAAGGGAAAAACCTCGCAGCCCAAATCCGCTCGCACGGCGTTTTCACCGCCCGCGTCGGCAAGATTTTCCACATGAAAGTCCCCGGCGACATCATCGCCGGCAGCGATGGCGAGGACATCCCCGGAAGCTGGGACGAGAAATTCAACCCCTCCGGAAAGGAAGCCCACACCCCCGGCCTCTACGCCTTGCTCAACAAAAACATCTTCACCCGCGAAATGGATGGCCGCCAGACCACCGCCATGCCCCACCGCATGTTCGTCTCCGTCGAGGCCGGTGGTGACGGCTCCGACCAGCCCGATTGGAAAGCCGCCGACCTCACCAACTCACTCCTGAAACGGCACGCCGGAAAACCCTTCTTCATCGCCACCGGATTCGTCCGCCCCCACTACCCGAACGTCGCGCCCAAGGATCTTTTCGCCAGATACCCTTTTGCGGATATGCCCCTCCCCATCGTCCCGGAAAATGACCTCGCGGACATCCCCAAGCCCGGCCAAGGCCAGACCCTCAGCCAGCAATGCGGCATCGACCAATACCCCGACAACATCCGCCGCATGTGGGCCGCCTACTACGCCACCGTCACCTTCATGGACGCCCAGCTCGGGAAAATCCTCGACGAGCTGGACCGCCTCGGCCTCACCGACTCCACCGCAATCGTCTTTACCAGCGACCACGGCTACCACCTCGGCGAGCATCATTTCTGGCAGAAATCCGACCTCCACGAGGAAGTCACCCGCGTCCCCCTCATCATCGCCATCCCTGGCATGAAACCCGGCCGCACCAACTCCCTTGCCGAACTCACCGACATCTACCCCACCATCTGCGAAACCCTCAAACTCCCCATCCCGGAAACCGTCCAGGGAAAAAGCCTACTCCCCATCCTCAAAGACCCTTCCACCACCATCCGCAAAGCCGCCCTCTCCCTCAACGGAAAGCACCACGCCCTCCGCACCGCCCGCTGGGCCTACATGCGCTACGCCGACGGCTCCGAGGAACTCTACGATATGGAGAAAGACCCCGGCCAGTTCACCAACCTAGCCCGCACGGAAAAGCCGCTCGCAGCGCTCACCGAAATGCGGGAAATGTTGGAGGCACGACTGGCGAAATGA
- a CDS encoding PEP-CTERM sorting domain-containing protein, with product MKMAWFNTADTAEYDTGHTWTSGDQFTLSLNATEQNWGSANDRFMTVSLVETVRNGSNVLTGSTVWSTTEELILDTAHDAPPEGYGANATFSYSINTSQFTGGTEGSGLTLVIAGSGSRGYNFDNVYLDVTPVPEPSTTVALLGLGGIALLLRRRR from the coding sequence ATGAAAATGGCGTGGTTCAACACTGCGGATACCGCCGAGTATGATACGGGACACACGTGGACATCTGGTGATCAGTTCACGCTCTCCCTTAATGCCACCGAACAGAATTGGGGAAGCGCCAATGACCGATTCATGACCGTTTCCCTCGTGGAGACCGTCAGAAACGGTAGCAACGTCCTCACGGGGTCGACCGTCTGGAGCACCACAGAGGAACTCATCCTTGACACCGCCCATGATGCGCCACCAGAGGGCTACGGTGCGAACGCCACGTTCAGCTACAGCATCAACACCAGCCAATTCACCGGTGGAACCGAAGGCTCCGGACTCACCCTGGTCATCGCAGGCTCCGGTTCCAGGGGATACAATTTCGATAACGTTTACCTGGATGTGACGCCCGTACCCGAACCCTCCACGACCGTCGCCCTCCTCGGCCTCGGCGGAATCGCGCTGTTGCTGCGCCGTCGCAGGTAA
- a CDS encoding tetratricopeptide repeat protein encodes MRLVAAILAPTLFLLVVEGIFRIAAYGDPTTFFLPVTGRGDLVTGNPRYTYPYFPKQLVREPDMIRMGRKKAEGTYRIFVMGGSAARGTPDPRFSFGRILELMLQEAYPGRRFEVINTAMVAVNSHVVMRVAKECADYDPDLFVVYMGNNEVVGPFGAGTTFNRQTPGRGMIALSLAAKSSRTGQFVRNAIEGFGEKSLKQAEWLGMEMFLDHRVPATDPRIEKVYSHFAANLNDIVETAQDAGVPMILCTVPVNLSDCAPFASDHSRGLDDSALKEWERLYSEGVSLEQQGRWTEADETYAEAEKIDSQFAELHFRRGRCALAMGDDRRAGASYQKACDLDTLRFRADSEINRIIREAGDADSVILLDAEKRFKSLPQVKHGLPGDKLFYEHVHLTFEGDYELAGMVFHETVRQIEGSPIHAIPTQKHCAELLGLTGWDRLEMDTDMMGMVVRPPFLGQLDYYERCSKIHARIRSLREYQTDEGMLRAQQALTAALRKRPDDLHGRMALARLQLQQKNASEAEATIRGLMRDLPGRADFHALLGQALLAQKRKAEADKAFDRCLELTTVPLDYMVLIAEHYERAGEKEQALKLFRQALEAQPGVASRHSKLGQLFVRRGEWVQALREFELADSLLPGNGTILFNLGRIHFENGDIKAAVGKLRDTLKANPFHLGARKQLGLILKKQGHFEEAENQLSMVVAQEPDEVDLRLHRAEARIALGRFDEAESDYRQALEISPNELNAALGLAWVLAVRPETTEGKRKEAVELARRVVQDTGRSSTGPLDVLAAALAATGNYEEAEICADEAWGLALLTKDQELAAAILDRLALYRNRKPYLLPESESK; translated from the coding sequence ATGAGGCTCGTCGCGGCGATTCTCGCACCCACCCTGTTTCTTCTTGTGGTTGAGGGAATATTCAGGATCGCCGCATACGGGGACCCAACCACATTCTTCCTGCCGGTGACAGGGCGGGGCGATCTTGTCACCGGCAACCCCCGCTACACCTACCCGTATTTTCCCAAGCAACTGGTCCGCGAGCCGGACATGATCCGGATGGGCAGGAAAAAGGCCGAGGGCACCTACCGCATCTTTGTGATGGGGGGATCCGCCGCCCGGGGAACGCCTGATCCGCGGTTCAGCTTCGGCCGGATCCTTGAGTTGATGCTGCAGGAGGCCTATCCAGGCCGGCGTTTCGAAGTCATCAACACCGCCATGGTGGCCGTCAACTCCCACGTGGTAATGCGGGTCGCCAAGGAGTGCGCGGACTATGATCCCGATCTCTTCGTGGTATACATGGGCAACAACGAGGTCGTCGGCCCCTTTGGCGCCGGCACCACGTTCAACCGTCAGACACCGGGACGGGGAATGATCGCCCTGTCGCTGGCTGCCAAATCCTCCCGAACCGGCCAGTTTGTGAGGAATGCCATCGAAGGATTCGGGGAAAAGTCACTCAAGCAAGCCGAATGGCTCGGGATGGAAATGTTTCTCGATCATCGCGTGCCCGCCACTGACCCACGGATCGAGAAGGTTTACAGCCACTTTGCGGCGAATCTGAATGACATCGTCGAAACGGCGCAAGATGCCGGCGTCCCCATGATCTTGTGCACGGTGCCGGTGAACCTGTCCGACTGCGCTCCCTTTGCGTCCGACCATTCACGCGGTTTGGATGATTCCGCCCTGAAAGAGTGGGAACGGCTTTACAGCGAGGGCGTCTCACTGGAACAGCAGGGCCGCTGGACCGAGGCGGATGAAACCTACGCCGAGGCGGAAAAAATCGACAGCCAGTTTGCCGAGCTTCATTTCAGGCGCGGACGGTGCGCACTAGCAATGGGTGATGACCGTAGGGCTGGAGCATCCTACCAAAAGGCCTGTGACCTCGACACGCTGCGGTTCCGGGCCGATTCGGAAATCAACCGGATCATCCGTGAGGCGGGTGACGCCGACTCCGTGATCCTGCTGGATGCTGAAAAGCGGTTCAAGAGCCTGCCACAGGTCAAGCACGGCCTTCCGGGTGACAAGCTGTTTTACGAGCACGTTCATCTGACTTTCGAAGGAGACTATGAACTGGCCGGCATGGTGTTCCATGAGACGGTCAGGCAGATCGAAGGTTCTCCGATCCACGCCATCCCCACGCAAAAACATTGTGCCGAGCTGCTAGGCCTGACCGGCTGGGACCGGCTTGAGATGGACACCGACATGATGGGCATGGTCGTTAGGCCACCGTTCCTAGGCCAGCTGGATTACTACGAACGCTGCTCTAAAATTCACGCACGAATCCGTTCGCTGCGAGAATACCAGACGGACGAAGGCATGCTCAGGGCGCAACAGGCCCTGACCGCGGCCCTGAGGAAGCGACCCGATGATCTCCACGGACGCATGGCTTTGGCCAGATTGCAGCTACAGCAGAAGAACGCTTCGGAGGCAGAAGCCACAATCCGCGGGCTGATGCGGGATTTGCCCGGCCGAGCCGACTTCCACGCGCTTCTGGGTCAGGCCTTGCTCGCCCAGAAGCGCAAAGCCGAAGCTGATAAGGCATTCGATCGGTGCCTTGAGCTTACCACCGTACCACTGGACTACATGGTATTGATTGCCGAGCACTACGAGCGCGCGGGTGAGAAGGAGCAGGCACTGAAGCTGTTCCGCCAAGCTCTGGAGGCGCAGCCGGGTGTGGCCAGCCGACATAGCAAATTGGGACAACTCTTTGTCCGGCGAGGCGAATGGGTGCAGGCCCTCAGGGAGTTCGAGCTTGCGGATTCATTACTACCCGGCAATGGAACCATACTCTTCAATCTGGGCAGGATTCATTTCGAGAACGGGGATATCAAGGCCGCCGTAGGGAAACTCAGAGATACGCTGAAGGCGAACCCTTTTCATCTGGGTGCTCGCAAGCAGCTTGGTTTGATCCTGAAAAAACAAGGGCACTTCGAAGAAGCCGAAAACCAGCTCTCAATGGTCGTTGCGCAGGAACCCGACGAAGTGGATCTCAGGTTGCATCGTGCGGAAGCTAGGATTGCCTTGGGGCGATTTGACGAAGCCGAATCGGACTACCGCCAGGCATTGGAGATTTCCCCCAACGAACTCAACGCAGCTCTCGGACTGGCCTGGGTCTTGGCCGTTCGTCCGGAAACCACGGAGGGCAAACGCAAGGAAGCTGTGGAATTGGCGAGGCGGGTGGTGCAGGACACAGGAAGAAGCTCAACCGGACCGCTAGACGTATTGGCGGCGGCACTGGCGGCAACCGGAAACTACGAAGAAGCCGAAATCTGTGCAGATGAAGCCTGGGGTCTCGCTCTGCTTACGAAAGACCAGGAGCTTGCCGCCGCGATTCTCGATCGTCTCGCCCTGTATCGGAACCGGAAACCGTATCTTTTGCCGGAATCCGAATCCAAGTAG
- a CDS encoding VCBS repeat-containing protein: protein MGFRMGVDDLSPLEGSSPEVLQLIRSRKKLVQQIGAAPGKPMVSEEQWDAIRDYYLTAAPKSPLPQPDKPKLAMGLDLFSVRPHDFNRSLAVTSLIHIDERNQEILVGDSSYQSLTTLTKELRRQSYTDTKGFLWLQARQGGEGIHLLSIGDMVGGFANNRLGKINFAVREGHSYVNKGIALTGLHRPSAMGFGDFDQDGAEEVVVTNFGSSKGSVGIYKTEANGWQFGLEPSIVLATEPGAVDCEVADFDKDGLPDVAVLFADARENLSIFLNRGRGKFERKVILEKHSAWGFVRFKWVDFDYDGDLDVITVNGDNVDSDPYNTLKPYHGIRLYLNKSNLTFEESFSYPMYGAYGVAVEDFDQDGDCDLAAIAFNPDFSSEKREDFVYLENLGGQGFAAKSIKTPVTDRWMTIASGDIDGDGDKDLILGGGYLPMGLEVDYRRLMDEMDEKGRALLVLENNTR, encoded by the coding sequence ATGGGTTTCCGAATGGGGGTGGATGACCTCTCTCCGCTGGAAGGTTCGTCCCCGGAAGTGCTTCAGCTCATCAGGAGTCGGAAAAAACTCGTGCAGCAGATCGGTGCCGCTCCTGGAAAGCCAATGGTTTCCGAGGAACAGTGGGATGCCATCCGGGATTATTATCTGACAGCCGCGCCCAAGTCTCCCCTCCCGCAGCCGGACAAACCGAAGCTCGCTATGGGGCTTGATCTCTTCAGTGTGCGCCCTCACGACTTCAACAGGTCGCTTGCAGTGACATCGCTGATTCATATCGATGAGCGGAATCAGGAAATCCTCGTCGGTGACAGCAGCTACCAATCGCTCACCACCCTGACGAAGGAATTGAGAAGGCAATCCTACACAGACACTAAGGGGTTTCTCTGGTTGCAGGCTCGGCAGGGAGGCGAGGGGATACATCTGCTCTCGATTGGTGATATGGTGGGCGGATTTGCAAACAACCGGCTCGGGAAAATCAATTTCGCCGTCCGCGAAGGGCATTCCTACGTCAACAAGGGGATCGCGCTTACCGGCTTGCATCGCCCGTCGGCGATGGGCTTCGGCGATTTCGACCAGGATGGGGCGGAGGAAGTGGTGGTCACGAACTTCGGCTCCTCCAAGGGAAGTGTCGGAATCTACAAAACCGAGGCCAACGGCTGGCAGTTCGGGCTGGAGCCATCCATCGTCCTTGCGACCGAACCCGGGGCGGTGGACTGCGAGGTCGCGGATTTCGACAAGGACGGCCTGCCGGATGTGGCGGTGCTCTTCGCAGACGCCCGCGAGAACCTGAGCATTTTCCTCAACCGCGGGCGGGGCAAGTTTGAGCGTAAAGTCATTCTTGAAAAGCATTCCGCCTGGGGATTTGTGCGCTTCAAGTGGGTCGATTTCGATTATGACGGTGATCTCGATGTGATCACGGTGAATGGTGACAACGTCGATTCCGATCCCTACAACACCCTGAAGCCCTACCACGGGATACGTCTCTATCTGAACAAGAGCAACCTGACGTTTGAAGAGAGCTTTTCCTACCCGATGTACGGAGCCTACGGAGTCGCCGTGGAAGACTTCGATCAGGATGGTGATTGCGATCTGGCAGCAATTGCCTTCAACCCTGATTTCAGCAGCGAGAAAAGGGAGGATTTCGTGTATCTGGAAAACCTGGGCGGGCAGGGTTTTGCCGCCAAATCGATCAAGACCCCTGTGACAGACCGATGGATGACAATCGCCTCCGGTGACATCGATGGCGACGGCGACAAGGATCTTATCCTCGGCGGCGGCTACCTGCCCATGGGACTCGAGGTGGATTACCGTCGATTGATGGATGAGATGGATGAAAAGGGCCGGGCTCTGCTCGTGCTCGAGAACAACACACGATAG
- a CDS encoding class I SAM-dependent methyltransferase, with product MPRTFAELYQAEAYPAMSHPSADPAVNAAVARAAGLEVVDPGGARILEIGCGTGHHILSLANRWPGAECVGVDISGRSISVARNLARQAGMRNVKFCECPVQEFAPEGDFDFIIAHGVFSWVPDEVKLALIDFIGKRLAAGGIAVVSFNVAAGWKARMAVVEKVRIIQAAGGVDEMTALSVMADVAEGDEREIVADMLAKGAEVLAFDDFAPVMDAWSLGAVMKLAEASGLRWLGDAVSGEKGSDAGDGAEGRTFREEVFCRADAVLGNPKMPAKAAALQKRVPDFPKLDAWRLVCARECLPLPDEGLKPCVFTFPQLKVLAAMDGSLSVMALADYARKVSPELDFIPWLRHVAERGLLG from the coding sequence ATGCCACGCACCTTTGCAGAGCTTTACCAAGCGGAAGCCTATCCGGCGATGAGCCACCCGTCTGCGGATCCGGCGGTGAATGCGGCGGTGGCGCGGGCGGCAGGGCTAGAGGTGGTGGATCCCGGCGGCGCGCGCATCCTGGAGATCGGCTGCGGGACGGGGCATCATATCCTCTCGCTGGCGAACCGCTGGCCGGGGGCGGAGTGTGTGGGGGTTGATATTTCCGGCAGGTCGATTTCCGTGGCGCGGAACCTTGCGCGGCAGGCGGGGATGAGGAACGTGAAATTCTGCGAGTGCCCGGTGCAGGAATTTGCGCCGGAAGGTGATTTCGACTTCATCATCGCGCACGGGGTTTTCTCTTGGGTGCCGGATGAGGTGAAGCTGGCGCTGATTGATTTCATTGGGAAACGGCTGGCGGCGGGCGGGATCGCGGTGGTGAGCTTCAATGTGGCAGCGGGATGGAAGGCGAGGATGGCGGTGGTGGAAAAGGTGCGCATAATCCAAGCGGCAGGCGGTGTGGATGAGATGACGGCGCTTTCCGTGATGGCGGATGTAGCGGAGGGCGATGAGAGGGAAATCGTGGCCGACATGCTGGCGAAGGGGGCTGAGGTGCTGGCTTTCGATGACTTCGCGCCGGTGATGGATGCTTGGTCGCTGGGGGCGGTGATGAAGCTGGCGGAGGCGAGCGGGCTGCGGTGGCTGGGGGATGCCGTATCCGGGGAAAAAGGAAGCGATGCGGGGGATGGGGCGGAGGGCAGGACGTTCCGGGAGGAGGTTTTTTGCCGAGCGGATGCGGTGCTGGGAAATCCGAAGATGCCGGCCAAAGCCGCAGCTCTCCAGAAGAGGGTGCCGGATTTCCCTAAGCTGGATGCTTGGCGGCTGGTCTGCGCGCGGGAGTGCCTGCCGCTGCCGGATGAGGGGCTGAAGCCGTGCGTGTTCACTTTCCCGCAGCTAAAGGTGCTGGCGGCGATGGACGGCAGCCTCTCGGTAATGGCACTGGCGGACTACGCGCGAAAGGTGTCCCCGGAGCTGGATTTCATCCCGTGGCTGCGGCATGTGGCGGAGCGGGGCTTGCTGGGGTGA